GACTActcaaaaatcaatttttgtcGGGAACATATTGTGCCAAAAATAGCTAAGATAATCGGGGAGTCATGTAATATCTTAATTGATATTTTGGCTATTCTTCCGCTTCCTCAGGTAATAGAATCCCTTTGTCGGAATTAATTGCTTGTTTTACCAATCTCcctatttttgtttatcatgCAAAGCGAATTTGATCTTATTATATTTAGGTTTAGCTGTTGATTTACCTTCTGAACTTATACCTAATTTTCGTTTTActccttatatatatatatatttttagaaaattaagaatatgaacttctttttttccagagagagagagagagagagagagagagagagagagattcaattttcagttttttatttatttttaacattcgaaatgaccattttgccctcatatttaatggcaaattggatgaaatgttcaCAGTTTNNNNNNNNNNNNNNtggaggaaaaaaaaagttgatatCCTTAGAAAAATAAGGGGTAAATCGAAAGTTATGTACAAGTTCGGGGGCAAATAAAGAGTTAACccttatatttattataaaagcATAAGAAATGTGCATGTGTTTTATATATCTTAACTAATGATTCAGTACTTTACTCATGATAATTAGATTTTAATTGTTTGTATTATTAATGTATGTTGTCCAGGTTGcaattctcattttctttccaGAACTGAGGGACTTGAAATCTTTCAACACAATAAGGATGGTTATCAtgaatctttttattttgttgcaaTATGTGCCACGAGTGTTTCGCATCTACTTATCATGTAAGGAACTTAAAAGGACTCCAAAAAAACAGAATGGAGAGACTGCCAAATGGGTTAAATGTGTCTTCAATCTCCTTATGTACGTCATTGCTAGTCATGTAAGTTTCAATATTTTatcataatttattttaaattcatgCGACGCTTGCTTGATTTAGATAAATAAAAGGCTTATGTAGCATTGTTTGGTTTATGTACATCATTGCTAGTCATGTAAGTTTCAATATTTTAtcgtaatttattttaatttcatagCACTTACTTGCTTGATGTAGCATTAATTGTTTGGTTGGATTTCTTGCTAAAAGTAGTCTTAAATCAATCGATCTTTATGAAGGGTGAATATGATGAACAATGGGGCAAAACGATAGATATACTACATATTCCTGACTTATATTTGCAGAAACAAGAATGTGTCATAACATTAAGTTCTTCTTTCAAGTTAGTGTAcgtttttttccctttctttttgttacaAGGGAGGAATCAACTTCTAGTCTTAGGCGTAAGTATTATCACACGCTATCATGAGAATCTAATGTTGGGACGTGAGTCCTCTCAAATTTGACAACATTTATTcagtatattttattttattttattttttttaacttgtAATTTCCTTACTCGagtgaaattattatttttatttatattttcgtaattctaattaattaacttgaTATTTTCTAGGTACTTGGTGCCATATGGTACTTTTTTGCTATTCAACGAATGGGCATTTGTTGGCATAATGCATGTCGAAAAGTAAATGGATGTAACACTACTACCTTTGGATGTCATGACCATCACACATTTAGAAATATGACATTTCTAAATTATTTGTGCCCTGTAAGACCGATGAATACAACGCTCTTCGATTTTGGTATATATATTACAGTCCTTCAATCTGGTATAACGGGGTCAACAAATTATTTCGAAAAGCTCTCCAATTGTTTTTGGTGGGGCCTGCAAAATTTGAGgtttgtgtatttttattgtttgtttggtCGGAGATTGATTTGCTTATTTTGAATCATTGAATTTATAATTTGAAACTTTTGGGCAATGCCTATTTTCTTTAGAAGCATTTGTTGAATGAAaagcaaattttcaattttgtattaaatatatttaataatcTCATTTCTGCAGTTCTTTTGGTTCAAACCTCGAGCCTAGTATCAATGGATGGGAAAACCTCTTCGCGGCTTTTATATCTATTATTGGCTTGCTTTTATTCTTATATCTCATTGGAAATTTGCAGGTTAGGGTTGagtcttatatttttttcaaaaaaattaaaNNNNNNNNNNNNNNNNNNggctaatttttattttgatcacTAATTCCTAGCTAATGACAGAGCTGCCTTGTTGTGGCATATACAGGCATACCTGCAGTTTGATACCACAAGAATAGAGACCCATAGACACAAGAGGAGAGTGGAACAGAAGATGAAAGAGAAAGGTCAAGAGATAGAGCTGTGGTTATTTTGCATCCCCGAAAGGTNGAAGGAGGATATGAAATTGCTGATCATGGAGAAGGTTCGACAAGAACTTGAAGAAGACAGGGATGCTGATTTGAACTATATCCTCTCTACTCTTCCCAAGGACATTCAAAGCAGTATTAGAAGTGGTATCCCTATCACTAGGTTGACTCAAGTAAGTTCCTCCAAATCCATCACTTTCAAAGCctttccatatatatatatatataatctcaATACTTTAATTCTTCCGAGAATTAATGAATTCTCATCCATCCTAGAactgttcttctttttttttagggagactaataattatgtataagatttttaatttctctctttaataatgtatttttttaattattctaAGGTGCAAATATTTAAAGACATGGATGAAAAAGTGTTGAAAGCAATCTGTCGGTATCTTAAGCCAAAGAGGTATGCTAAAAACGGTACCATTACTCAAGAGGGTGGACCACTTGAAATGATGCTCTACATTGTGAACGGATTTGTAAACATTGAAGAAAGAGATGGTTCTAATAACTTGCAACGAGGTGCAAGAGAAGTATATGGAGAAGAACTTCTACGTTGGCCATTGTCGAACTCATTTCCCCACGTATTACCGTCGGCAACGTTGTCTGCTACGGCAGGAAGTGATGTTGTAGCCCTTGCTCTCACGGCTACAGACTTAGACAGTGTGGTCTCTGAATTCGGAAGGGAATATTTCTTTGGGATGATTACATGTAAAATGTTCAGTGTAAAAGAAGTGGAGAAGGCAACAGACACTTACCATGTAAGTAGATTTATCAGAAGGCAACAAACAATTACCTCTAGAGGAGTCTCTACAAGAGTTTACAAAGGGGTGCTAGCAGATAAAACAGAGGTTGAGGTAACGAGGTACACAGTAAATTGTTCCCATGATGATTATCCATATTTGGTTAAACTGGTGGCTGTTGCTTCTCGTACCAACCACAAAAATTTGGTGAGGCTCTTAGGTTGCTGTTTGGAAGGACAAACAATTGCACTGGTTTCTGAGTACATTCCGAATGCCTGTACTCTTTTTCAACGCATTCatggagaagaaggagaagaaggcaAACCACTTTCATTGGAGTTACGAATGAAGATAGCATCTGAAACCGCAGGAGCCCTAGCTTACTTACGCTCATTAACTACCACGCCAATCTTACCCTCTTTTGTGTCGACAACAAGTATACTTTTGGATGATAATTGCACGGCAAAGTTGTGCAGCTTTGGACTTAGATTTGTGCCCAATGATAGCCGGTATTCATTGTCATCTATAAGGCAAGGATGCTTCGACCCTGAATCAAAGACACTAATAGAAAAGCTTGACGTCTATGGCATTGGAGTTGTCCTAGCAGAGCTACTAACCGATCCAAATGCAATTTCTTCATCAGGGGATCGTGACTTGACGAAGCTGGTAAGCTTATTTCTATCACTAGTGGAAGAGGATCGCTTGAATGAAATTCTCGATGGTAAAATAATAGTGAAGGACGGAGATTTTGAGACAGCCAAAAAAGTGGCCCATCTGGCAACTAGATGTTTAAGGTATGAAAAGGAGGAAATGCCTTCCATGAAAGAAGTAGTCGCGGAGCTTGAGGGAATATTGCGCAATCTTAGGGCAGAGCAAGGTGGAGACGCTAGCTTCTCTTGATCTCCCAAAAGGAAACAACCACTTTGTaaccaaaaaaggaaaggtaAAGGTACATTTGTTACTTATAGATGACTAACATATGTTTGTCGCCTACTTGCGACAACATTGGTTTGTAAATCAAGCTAATCTCcggtattattttagaattttgaaTGTTTGACTATTTGAGACATTACctttgtgtgtatatatatattatattatattaagtTTTTTCTATGAACATTCCAACTAAAAATAGGTCCATCACGTGGGTGCTTGGCTTTCTCCTGGGGCTCgcttgggttttgggttttttttcgTCAATGGGCTTGAAACTTAGGTGCCCCAAAACAGGTCCATTCGACATGGTTTTTAGGCTTCAGTGTGTAAGAGCAATTTCACCCATTTGTTCTTAGTTATGACAAGGGAGGGAGCTAGGGCagttactattcacatgaatagtggttgcccttacaaatagtattttgtgtttccactcATTATCATGGCTAAGGGAAATtactattctttcttttttttcacaaattttttaatgaaaataattaatttggataatattttcggataagatttccgggttcctatgtgtcaagactattcataatcggataaaatttccggataagattttttggttcaaatttcagatgaatttcaaaattcaaaattcagataaatttttgggttcaaatttcggatgaatttcaaaattcaaatttcagataaatttgggttcaaattttggatgaatttcaaaattcaaatttcatacaaatttgggttcaaatttcggatgaatttcaaatttcagataagattttcatccaatcaaatcaagccacgtggcatgtctatcttgccaaaattttctataaaacNNNaggctcagctcatacctctcacaccacatctttctatattttcatttctcagagtttagaattNNNNNNNNNNNNNNNNNNNNNNGAAGATTTTTAGGAGATGCTTNNNNNNNNNNNNNNNNNNNNNNNNNNNNNNNNNNNNNNNNgcagatgaaatcaatgagttgcgAGAGACAAANtcgatgaacaagttgtcATTATCNNNNNNNNNNNNNNNNNNNNNNNNNNNNNNNNNNNNNNNNNNNNNNNNNNNNNNNNNNNNNNNNNNNNNNNNNNNNNNNNNNNNNNNNNNNNNNNNNNNNNNNNNNNNNNNNNNNNNNNNNNNNNNNNNNNNNNNNNNNACTCTcttaacttcagagttccTCACGATTCCGAAGCANNgtgagctcccaaaaggcctcgtgctataNNNNNNNNNNNNNNNNNNNNNNNNNNNNNNNNNNNNNNNNNNCCGGATTgattgatgtgggatcttataATCCNNNNNNNNNNNNNNNNNNNNNNNNNNNNNCGTCGGCAGCAGCTCGCGCACCACNNNNNNNNNNNNNNNNNNNNNNNNNNNNNNNNNNNNNNNNNNNNNNNNNNNNNNgtagcacgatattgtccgctttgNNNNNNNCTCTCTgcgccctcacggttttgttNNNNNNNNNNNNNNNNNNNNNNNNNNNNNNNNNNNNNNNNNNNNNNNNNNNNNNNNNNNNNNNNNNNNNNNNNNNNNNggagttcctacgactccaaAATCNNNNNNNNNNNNNNNNNNNNNNNNNNNNNNNNatgcgggtgtgcacatataaggcacatcaaNNNNNNNNcgttggttgatgtgggatcttacNgatcatagcagtggctttgcagatgatgaagagaaccaaggtcgNNNNNNNNNNNNNNNNNNNNNNNNNNNNNNNNNNNNNNNNNNNgaacataggcattctcggggtaagaatcttttggaagattattttatcccaacttctttgtactctgatgttgttGATTTTagaaggcgatttagaatNNNNNNNNNNNNNNNNNNataaagtcatgcatgatatttgcaattatgatgcatactttgttcaaaagtgtgatgttgctggggttttggggcttcttttgaagcaaaagcttacagttgttatacgaatgttggcgtatagtgacaggacccgacccaatttccactttgaaattcgagccaagtcctgtgcgtgtcagacacctggcgaatgtcggcaCAAATgtcctttttacccttcttacttcaactttttcttaaaattgccttagacttctgccgaaaattcggcagagtctcccctgtatttttgacttatcccaaaattttcacctgtcaaacaatcacagaaaccctaccaacagccagactaagtcaacaaacagattccaacctcagttccttatgttcaacatgatatcagagcattttctagggttttcaagcTTGCAAGGAttctgcaaaactttaccttggcgcggaaactatgattggcccggtggtggatcccgcgtccttctacggcctgggggcgaaaaacaggttgaaaatgtgagtggaccaaaccaacaataatgttcttcaaaacaattctcataaacataatatcccccatggtaaaataaatttagctaaataaaactgaatacttacttatTATATCACGcgtagtcaattcaaggcattctatatcaatcatattcaaacttgaaagtttcatacaaaccactgaattcaaagctttcataaaagtactgaaatccaacgcgtataaaaactctatACTCAGATCTTTCATaactaaacaaatataaagggatctatatctgaaaaatcagaaaaactgatttattatagctgaaaatcaacatttaataaagaaactcagaatcctttgaaaataccaccagtatgtacccctgtcatttccgtcaattccctggcaggtctcgggcgccacacagacttacccgagccgcaaactggcgaaatcaggggactatgatcagcctgtcccgccggcagattcctcgatgacaccaagtcaactcgagtcgctctggcagggtGCAGGGGAcagtagtcagcctgatccgcaatcctggctggtctcggggacataaagtcagccgagccgcaatcctggcaggtctcgggacaccaagtctgccgagccgcaaatgctggcactcacggttcgagcgtccccgaaactcgtgaggcaagtcaagtgcactgactaaactataatcagactggatgtccgtagacatcggtccgactctgggtaatcaccataaagaaaaacgggtacaaggtggttttaaaataaagtccttgtaaaaagaaatatctgaataataactgtaaaactcaagtcgtgctgcggtcttaactgaaactctgtttctgtaactggtaaataagcagcaccgacttatagaattattactgtactgctcatattcaaaatcgtattaaaacttactcaaagactgaatgaagaaatttactcaaataaactcaaatataaaactcatttatataaaatcatttataaaatctattttatataaaagcacatcaattcatataaaagcacatcaagtcattcatgaaatctgatttatgaaagaaggtccactcacggatggtccaagctaatttgaccctttgaagCTTCCTCATGCTGATCGGCTGGAactctgatgcctgattatccataaagattaaattaataaactgctgaataaaaagaatttcaactaaacaccctgcctccggctcctagaaatacgtgcactcgtttCAGGTTACTCTTATGCTCACCTTAGCTTTTTGGACAGTTAGATCGGCCTTAAGAGATCCGAAACCTCAATAAACGgtaagctgccagatcggccaatccgggaccccgtgggtccacagtctccgatggccaatctgggttcctctgaaggttccttacagagaagaaaccatgttctgcgattttggtccgaaactgacggtcggattagccaaaatcgcgttatcgcttaaaatccaaaccctagccccagggttcgcgattccggagtatccgggactccggttcgtaatccgtcgaatcctacacgatcccgATATagtgtagaccgacatatccgagattcagcgcgatccgacgatttaatgacactgcacccacggatcgcccgatatggaaaatccgttcggggttcaaacggactccgaatcgagatccgcgaaatcccacacgctcgtgacgacacgagggtcagaaaactgcacagaattacatcactaccctcgcccacgcgctccagcacgcgcgggcagctttgggtgtccaaagcgatttcgggtggccgaaaaatctcggaaccaagactccaaactcctaccctaggtaaaacacctcatttggagtcacttttgttcttggaccacccccaaaaagtgaccagaaatagtagtttcgaagggccgaagtttcggccaaacttcaagtcgagaATCGAACCTCTTAtcgctaaaatcgatcgaagcccatatacccatcagctagatcacgaaaaatagatgagaaaccataccttactcgatcgatttggtggagaaacgaaggagaatttcgagctggaagttcgggtggctttgcaggaacctccgtcggaaaacatggttttccggccaactcagggcggccccggggttgagatcggtcaggttgtgacggTGACACGAAGGCGGACCCGTaggtaccaacggcggagatcggctcggcctgtggtggccgggccgtcccTTGGAAGGCGAAGGGTCGCACGACCCAAATCGcgcgaaggagagagagggaggagagagaaagtgagggggagaagagagagggggtataaaatctgactttttggccaaattaccattttgcccttcgcggtttttagaccataacttcttcgttacggctccgattcgggcctactccgtgtctacgaactcctttcgccgcgctctaagcaatggcgtaagcgaaattcccaaattctttctcgatcaaaaagtcaaattttcccccattaaaatatgcgagggcaatttggtcattttgctaaaagatattttctttacttttgagatattttattctttttaagatattttgttttgggttcttacatatagagcatctgctgatcaggtggatgagattgcccagatggggaagtccactacgttggaggctttggtaagattttgtcaagcagtTGAAACTGTGTACATTAGGGAGTACCAacgtagacctactcccagggacctccaacggcttctacaaaaaatcGAAGCCCGAGGATTTCCATGAATGATtagtagcatcgactgcatgcactggcaatggaagaattgcccaactgccttgcaaggtgattacggaaatagaaaagaccaaaaaagtatcatccttgaagccgttgctggcttcgacacatgggtttggcatgccttctttagAGTTGCAagatcccaaaatgacctcaacgtgctgggtcaatccccggtcttcaacgatgtattgagaggccagggccccaatatcacctatcaagtcaacaatacagtgtacCAGACGGGGTATTACCTAGCTGACgacatctacccgaggtggaccacttttgtcaaattcATTCCGAATCCTcaatcccagaagcaaaaattatttgctacctatcaagaaggatacatgaaagatgtcgaaaggtgttttggcatccttcaagctcggtggttgattattcgaggtgcggcccgtatgtttgatgaggagatcctcagaagtattatgatgacttgcatcatcctccataatatgattgtggaggatgagtacgattatgatgctttagaggtctacgaaccggatccaatgaacacggccttgacacgGATATATGAAAGacccatggggccaagtggagaaccgtttgagctggaaccgttggtgagggatggtcatttgatgacccgaatgatagatcgatatacggagatgcaatcttcgtatattcatgaaatgcgtcaagttcacttgatggagcatctatgggcagtgaaaggcaatgaagatgaatgatggagcatagatgctttggttatgttttatttagttatggttaggttgtgttgtatttttatttattatggtttgattgtggtttgttattattattgtgccttgtttgtagttttttttatttttattttgttttgtttgaagtatggaatatgttgaataaaaaggtaNtttattgaatgctttgtttattaaataaagaaatctaatacaagtcattaagaattactactactaaaataaaatacatgaattacaaNaactttaatagaaaacatgaaaaatacaaatacataaaaggtatgctaactaatttaatggtttccatcatttaaccaatccgtgttgctaggcccatcatcccgNaaaagtcttcttctcataacatcccttcgttctagcttccaaaattattttgtttcaggggacatatgacttgtatccatcgccatggtttcccgatccgtattgtccatatcttttttgcgcaaatactccaTTTCCcgtgcatactcagcttgaagggccaaTTCGTTATCTTGGCATTTCTactccatttcaattcttatgccgttttgccttgcaatttcctctaaaaactttgaattattattgcttgaattacccactttctttgccttcgctgcctttcggccaataggcctcggctccttttcgatgggtgagtcatgactcataggggaatcgagaggtgaatccgatgtcattgaatcacggagtggcaTCTCGTTTAACATAACGGTgggacccgtcggaataattatgaagcgtttgcaatatttcaccacgtcccaacattcatgatggtggttgaaactttttttgccacccccggttgcaccgaaccacatctgtgcttgaatcatctatttaacaaaaaaatagaaatgcaataaatatttaaaatatattggatatgcaagtaacaaaaataataataatggaaatgcaattaaccttacaaataaattagaagtgcaagaaaattaagaaacaaatggaaatgcaagaaatattaacaacatattgaaaatgtaagaaatattaacaaaatattgaaaatgcaagaaatacgaacaaaatatttaaaatgcaagaaatattaacaaaatattgaaaatgcaataaatattaacaaaatatatatattaggagattaaacttaataaaacaaaaaattataaaatacttacctcgttagtacgattttccccgcttaTATAGTTATCCATCGCTTTTGCCagggcatctctccattttcccaactctttattgagaattttcctcctactagataatgtcatctccgtacgagtagactccggaattttttcacaaaattcggcatgaatttttttccacatatgaaaaattttcatctcattgccggacacgggacaatgacaaatttggagtcaagcctcacacaaggaaacatcttccatggtgctccaagcccctccggtttcgatagaagaagtcataaaaatatgaaataaaaatacaaggtgaaaaagaggaaaatgttgagtaaagagtgaataatagtataagtataatgaaatatatgaggattggcattgaaagtgaagggtattgataggtatttatagaaaaaaaaaaaaatcagaattttttagaatttttaaaaaaaaatttcgattttttttcataattttattgtccAAAAAATGCCAGCCTTTGGATTGGATTCGGAGAAGTTGATCAGAGCTCTGGGGGCGCGACACGTGGCTTTTTTCCGTTggagctgacgtcagcgcacactggttcaaattttttttactgcaCACgtgccaacggtaaaaaaaatttgatcgAGCTCGCTGACGTCACAACCCGCGGGCTTCACCTCGGGCTGAATTGGCCTTCGGGCTAgcccgagttggtgggacCCACTCCCAGCCCGAGCTTGGGCTCACCGCTGgaacgattttttttttttccccccgcAGCCTTTAGCTCAGCTCCTGGTTGGACTTGCTCTAAGTGCCAAGTCCGTGATGATTGTTGAGGTcaataaattgtttttaaaataaatgtcGCTAgatcaatttccaaaataatGAAGTAAAATtcgtaaccaaaaaaaaaatttgaaataaaattgtttttaaaatgaaagtcaagaaatttgtttgattttcaaatgcaattgcaattATGAAGTTTTAGTCAAATAACAATTGGCATGCTACTACGtatgaggttttttttttttttttttttttttttNGGGGGGGGAGTCATTGTTGAGGTCTTGGTTAATTACAAATTTTCTGGTCTTTCATTCGTGTTTTTAGGATCACTAGTGGGAAGCTAATGGGGTCTAACTCAGTGAGAAA
The Prunus dulcis chromosome 2, ALMONDv2, whole genome shotgun sequence DNA segment above includes these coding regions:
- the LOC117620053 gene encoding cyclic nucleotide-gated ion channel 1-like; this encodes MAKEYVAEVVVEKSEEKAAAPARNRDSNSEATVENSAVKDEDGSSRNWWVFPSREESHDPEEPILQKWKKIFVASCLLAILLDPLFLYVPMMKDDIKCLQSDKNLKIAALLLRSVTDLFYIFDIIFQIYRSDYFSGLINEYRGKQYSDYSKINFCREHIVPKIAKIIGESCNILIDILAILPLPQVLGAIWYFFAIQRMGICWHNACRKVNGCNTTTFGCHDHHTFRNMTFLNYLCPVRPMNTTLFDFGIYITVLQSGITGSTNYFEKLSNCFWWGLQNLSSFGSNLEPSINGWENLFAAFISIIGLLLFLYLIGNLQAYLQFDTTRIETHRHKRRVEQKMKEKGQEIELWLFCIPERXKEDMKLLIMEKVRQELEEDRDADLNYILSTLPKDIQSSIRSGIPITRLTQVQIFKDMDEKVLKAICRYLKPKRYAKNGTITQEGGPLEMMLYIVNGFVNIEERDGSNNLQRGAREVYGEELLRWPLSNSFPHVLPSATLSATAGSDVVALALTATDLDSVVSEFGREYFFGMITCKMFSVKEVEKATDTYHVSRFIRRQQTITSRGVSTRVYKGVLADKTEVEVTRYTVNCSHDDYPYLVKLVAVASRTNHKNLVRLLGCCLEGQTIALVSEYIPNACTLFQRIHGEEGEEGKPLSLELRMKIASETAGALAYLRSLTTTPILPSFVSTTSILLDDNCTAKLCSFGLRFVPNDSRYSLSSIRQGCFDPESKTLIEKLDVYGIGVVLAELLTDPNAISSSGDRDLTKLVSLFLSLVEEDRLNEILDGKIIVKDGDFETAKKVAHLATRCLRYEKEEMPSMKEVVAELEGILRNLRAEQGGDASFS